The Gadus chalcogrammus isolate NIFS_2021 chromosome 16, NIFS_Gcha_1.0, whole genome shotgun sequence DNA window TTTCACAATATAGCCGTCGCATGTCGGACAAATTGAAATGTATAAGCTTTCAACAAGTTTGTAGTTTATCGCTTATACATGTCTGCAGTCGATGGTGATTTGAACGTTATTAATATAAAATGCTGGCCCGCCCGTACCCCTCGATTTAAGAATCGTACAAATGACACCTAATCACTCGTAACACTGATTGTGTTCCCTTGCAGATTAAACAAGTGGATGACAGCGCTCATTCATTAGGTACTTCACAGCAGTGGTTGGCCAATCATAGGGCTACACCTCAGTCAGATGTTAATATACTCAAAAGGTGAACCACCCACTAGACTCATCACTATGCAGTGCATTTTCACTTCAACTAAAAACACActtcaaatgttgttttttttacattcagtACCAAAGATGCTTATTTGCTCTGTACCCCAGATAATACATTTTAGATGGTTAAGCCATTATGGACATGTGAGAGTTTTAACACCACGATCATGGCACTGCAGTCCTGTTACAGTACAGGTTAGGTCTAGGAGACGGGACTTACTTCTTTGCCTTGTAGACATATGCGCAGCGCTTGCCCAGGTAGAAGTCCACCTCGGTGCGGGTGttgaccccctccaccctcagcaATGCAGTGTGCTCCCTCTGGTTCCTCAGACCACGCTTGTAGCCCGCAAAGATGGCCTTACTCCACAGTCTAAAAAAACATGAGGACCCGTTAGTCACATCCAGACAGCGCCTTCTGAACCAATCAAATAGTTGATCAAGACAGCCGGGACCCACCTTCCTGGCATCGTGACTTTTCTCCGCGCGAGGTTTACCtaaagaacaacaagaaacaCACGTCAGCGGACATTAGTTAGCTCACTAGTTTGATTAGCATTTAACTATGCTACAATTGCATTGATGACTTAGTTATAGCTCTGAAGCCTGAGACTTCGCTGCCTTACTCCGCTGCCTTAGAAAAGCATGTACGTCCGTTTTTCGAAAGAACGCAGCCAGCGGTAGAGACAACTACTCCAATATACAAAGTAGACCAGAATAAACTCGTGTGGTAAAGGGGGGCTTGTCACGGTATGTGAGAATGGGACCAGTCAGGCTAAGCCACCGAGCACCATCCTATCAATATCTAAAACATCCTTAGCGCGACAAACACCAATCTACGATCAATAGCCATCGGAGATATATCTAGTTCATGGAGGAGATATATGGGCAATGAACGTGATCAGGACAAGGAAATATTGGGATATTTTTGACTGCGAGTTTTAGCTCGCTTACCTTCACGGAGCGAAAAATGGAGGAAAAGGAAGCACGCTAGGAACGCTGGGAAATTATTGTTGACATGGGCAGCCGCAGAGGCGCCTGATCACAAAtaacattaaaacaaaaatgtgaaaacaaACCAGTAGCAATTTaacctttatatattttttaccaaattattgtattattgtgtGTTTCCGTTATTATCTTGGTGTTATAAGATTTACGCCGAAAGTGTGTTCCGTTTCCATAGTGATCTACGCAAACAATAAGATCAGTGGAGGGAGTTTACCTGAGGATATCGCAGAGTATCCTATCTATTAAATGTATTCTTTTGTTTAGATTGTAATCTTTTAGTTTAACGATCGATTGAAAGACGCAAGTAAGTTGTGatgtattgtattattattcatataaaTGTTATGTGCTCATAATTTACAAAAATATGACTTTATTGAAATTGTTTAAGAGTAGGGTAAGGGTACAAATAGAGACCAATGCATCTATGTACGGCAACTAAAAATTGCATCCGAAAATGTGCAAATACACATGTACATTACTGCAGATACATAAAATATGCGTAACTATTTACCAGCAGTTCTCAAATTGAGGTGTCCAGGCCCCTGGTGGTCCACGACCCATAACCTCGGTGTCCGAAAAGTGTATTTTTATGAATTATAAAATTAAAATATACCGTGATCAGTTTTTTTCCCCGCTTTTTTTTAGATTGCTGTTATTCGGAGCGTGAATATCTGTTGAATAACCAATTTTCTGACTTAAAAAAACGACGTCCTAACAACAGAAGCTGGTATTGAGATGTATGATAATTTTAATACGCCGTTTTGAAAGAAGAAATATCTAAGATCCTAGAATCTGCCTGTCATCCATCACTCAAGAATGGAGAAGGTGTGCATTGAGAGACAGCCTGAACCATAACGGGTGAGCTCATTAAGGGCCTAATGATAGCCAAATGATTTCTCAATGCAAATCGAACCAGCTAATAGGCTAACTGAAATAAAACCATGCCAATCTCTAGGTATTGTGAAGAGTATGTGATTATGTGGggctattttaattccaaaggctaAGGGAACTTAATGAGGATGCATAGTATCCTTGATCCATGAAATAActtaatattgtgttgtgtttctttctgtaaactactggacaatcaatttccttgagggagtcatcccaaaaggatcaataaagcctaatctaatctaatctaatcgaATCTAACtggcttttaaaaaaataatctgcctGCCATTATGGGACTTTAACATAGGGGTGTCTATACTTATGCACCCTGTATTTAATTGAgggacatttatttatttacgatacattattcattcacaaagcaaaTTGGTGTCCTAAAGGTTGGATTTTTTCCGTCAGTGGTTTATTAAGGCATAAAGATCAATTCCAAAAGATGATTTTTTATTGCCTCTTTTTGGTCAACTTTAGCATGGGTGCCTAAACTTATGCCTACCACTGTACCTATAACGTCTTCAGCATCTCTTCCATGGTCCTAATTTATTGCAAACCAGGAAGAACTCAGGTTCATAAACCTACTGGTTACTGCTCTGTAGTTCATGCTGAATGTCTCAAAAAACCATGAAGCGTTCTGGTTTATAAACTTAGACACAGCAATTaaaaggtgtgcgtgtgtgtgtgtgtgtgtgtgtgtgtgtgtgtgtgtggtgtgtgtgtgtttgggtgtgtgtgtgttggtgtgtgtcgtgtcggtgtgcgtgtgtgtgcgtgtgtgtgcgtgttgtgtgtgttgtttgtttgttgtgtgcctgcgtgtttgtgtgtgtgtgtgcgtgtgtgtgttggcgtgcgggcgtgcgtaaagtgcgtgtgtgtgtgtgtgtgtgtttgtttgtgtgtgtggtgtgtgtgtgcgtggtttggtgtgtattgtgttgttgtgtgactgtgttgtgtgtgtgtgtattgtgtgtgtgtatgtgtgcggttCAGCAGGATGAGGTGGTCCCAGGTgcttggcgtgtgtgtggtgttggagGACTCAGCCGACCAGCTCGCCGTGCTCAGTCACATCATGGTGAGTAACTTGACCATGTGAAACAACCCACAGACCTGTACTATACCTACTTATCAATGTTTCTCAACAAAGGTATATCGTTGAGAAACATAAACATTGAATACAATGTTTATGTAATATCTGGTATGTGAATCAGGGTGTCTTGTTCTATGGCAGGTGGAGCCGAGGACCAATCAGAAGCAGGGGGAGTGGCAAGAGGACCACCTGGATAAGATGGACCGAGACAGGTGTGTGAggtcccctctctgtctgtgtgtggctgtcagTCCGTCTGTCCTTCTGCTGGTATAGTATGTGAGAAAGCCGTTgaacaggagtgtgtgtgtgtttgttgtgtgtgtgtgtgtgtggtgtgtgtgtgggtgtggtgtggggtgtgtgtgtgtggtgtgtgtgttgtgtgtgtgtttgtgtgtgtgtttgttgtgtgtaggCAATATGTTAGATAGTGGAATAGCAGAGCGGTTGTCTGAGCGAGGCGAAGACATTCGTACTGGCGTGCTTCCCCTCCAGGATGTGCAAGAGAGGCAGCGGGCCGATCTGCCCTCCATGACGTCATCACCAGGTAAACAGACATATAACAGATAAGTCCTGGTGCACACTCGCACTAAACTTCACAAGCCGTTTGGCGGGAATAGAAGGTAGTGGAGGGGCGTTTGACCATGTCCTGGATGTAGGATGGCCCTGAGCCGTTTGCGGCGCGGTAGGAGAGTATCAATCGACTTGAATCCGATGGCAGCCACCGGTAGCCCGTGCAGGGAGGGTGCAGAGTAGGACAACTTGGGGAGGTTGAAGAAAAGTCAGGGTGCTGCATTCTGGATGAGCTTACTTCAAGACAGATCTTCAGATCTTATTACATCTACAACATTTTAAGTTGACATTGTCGATTATTGTTTTGACAATATGGGGATCATTGTATTGTTAATAAGCGATAGGTTGACAATATATAGATTTTTAATTGAATGACAGTAATCATATGATATTTTAATGATAAAAACTAGATAACGCTCCTAAAGCTGAAAAGTCGAATAGAAACCTGATAGGTGTGTTTCCGTAGGACATGCCTCCTTACTGAGGAGATAAACCAATGAAAAGTGAAGGATGCACCACTGTCCACCACCACCGGTTGCCCTTTCTTCCTCCCTTGTCACTCATGCTTGTGGATGGCCTCACCCCTTTTCCTTGTATTTCCATGAGGTCAATGAAGGAGATGGCTAGTTTTTAAGTGTAACGTGTAGCCCAACGTTGTCCTATTCATCGGCCTTCTCAAACAAAGATGCTGTGCTCCAAACATATGTTTGCCTCTAATTCGATCAACCAATCATAGATATGCATCTGGATTATGCTACGATTATGTCAACAAGGCGCTTTGTTCTGCTTCTCagagcagaggatggtttcagGAGGACAGACCAGCTGCAGAAACATCTGCAGAACGTCCACCAACAAGGCAGCCTGGACCTCCAGGTTAGCTAGTTAACTACTCCCATTAGAACCATAACTAGTCCTCTATGTCAACCACAAGAACCATTACTAGTCCTCGAAACCAACCACTAGAACCATAAGTAGTCCTCTATACAAACCACTAGAACCATTACTAGTCCTCCAAACCAACCACTAGAACCATAACAAGGCCTCTATACCTACCACTAGAACCATAACTAGTCCTCTATATCAACTACTAGAACCATAACTAGTTCTCTGCACCAACCAATCAAACCACAACTGGTCCTCTAAACCAACCACGAGAAACAGAACTACTACTCTCGAACCATCACCCAACCTTTTTAAACCACTACATCCATATCCAGTCTTTTCGACCACAACAACTACTCATCATGACAACTAGAATCATAGCTAGTACCCTTAACCATTATAACCATCATTAATTTTAAATCACTCTATCCATTAATAGTCCTATAAACTAGAACCATTAAACTATAACTAGTAACCTGAAGCAACAATTAGAACCATTGCTAGTCTTCTAAACCACCCACCAGAACCATGACTATTCCTGCTGAACAACCGCTAGACACAAAACTAGTTCTCTAATCCACTTGAACCATAACTACTCCTACTCCTCTGAGCCACTAGAACCATAACTACTCTTGTAAACCAACCTTTAGAACCATAACTAGTTCCCTTTACCAAAGACTAGAACCATAACTCGTCCGCTAAATCACTAGAACTCTAACTAGTCTTCTCAACCTCTAGAACCATAATCAGTCCTCTTGACCAATTGAGGCATAACTTGGGCTGTCAGACTAGACTAGAGGACTAAAGTTTAGACAACTAGTTACGGTTCTCACCACTTGCATAACACCGTCTTTTACCTTCCGCTATGAGTGCCCTGCCCCTGACTTTGCTGTTGCCTAGCGACGGGAGGAGCTGGCGGCCGTCCTGCAGGACAGTCtgcaggaggtgaaggagaggacGAGTCGGGAGGGCCGCTACGTGGGCTCCAGCGGTCAGCTGCTCCTCTTCCAGACCAACAAACTCAACAGCAGAGCTCAGACCACACTGGAGAACCGCAGCGCAGTTCAGTTACCCTCACACCAACGACACCTCCGGGAACCAGAGTGACACCCCCGATTAGACTGAACCAGAGTGACTCCCGATTAGACTGAACCAGAGTGACTCCCGATAGACTGAAACAGAGTGCTGCCCAATCCCGATTAGACTGAACAAAGGCGACTCCCGATTAGACTTGACCAGAGTGACTCCCGATTAGACTGAACCAGAGTGACTCCCGATTAGACTGAACCAGAGTGACCTCCCGATTAGACTGAACCAGAGTGACTCCCGATTAGACTGAACCAGAGTGACTCCCGATTAGACTGAACCAGAGTGACTCCCGATTAGACTGAACCAGAGTGACCCCCGATTAGACTGAACCAGAGTGACCCCCGATTAGACTGAACCAGAGTGactaccgataccgatattttttcatgagccttagccgatacgccgataccgattttcttgaggcgattttttttttattattatttattgaacttcaatataaaaaacaatatttaacaaatagtaaaaacaggtgaagtaGAACAAGTAAGACAAGTAGATGAAACAATTTttgtaacaaatataaaaacaggtgaggtagaacaagtaagaacaagtagatgaacaatatttaaacaaatattaaaaaaaccAGGTGagtagaacaagtaaaaaaataaattaaaaaaaaatcggcgaaaatcagccgcgtatacggccgataccgatacacgtaaaaaacgcgaatatcggccgataatatcggccgaccgatatatcggtcgatccctaatgtgaatgtgatgtgtgtattgtgtgtaatgtgtttgtattgtgcatgtggtgtgaatgtgatgtgtgtgtattgtgtatttgatgtgtgtattgtgtatgtgatgtatgtattgtgtataatgtgtgtgtagttgcTCCTGAttcagctggaggaggagcagaggaatcACCAGGTGTCAATCACCTTCCTGAAGGAGCAACAGAGGGTGGGTCCTCAACACTACACCATGACATCCATGAAACACCACTCTGTCACCACGAGAACCATGAGACACAATTCTAACCATGAAAACCATGAGAGACAAACCTTGCCAGCATGACAACCATTGGAACCATGAGACATAACTCTTTCGCCATGACAACCAGGAGACACATCTGTGTCACTATGACAACCAGGAGACACCGCTCTGTTCCCTGGACAACCTGGGGAGACAGTTCTGTGGCCATGACAACCACGAGTCACAACTCTGTCACAAAGTCAACAGGAGTTCCCTCTTGCTTGTTGTAAACACACTGTTGTCTAAAAGCTCCAAATGTTTGATGTTATCCCCTCAACAATATGTTTGAAAATGTCTTCCTGGTTTAGGAGCGATGCACAGTACACAAACTCTCCAATAAGGTAACCAAGGAGCAGGTCCTAGCTGGGAACACAGGGGACAGAGCTTGTCTAgtctgttaatgtgtgtgtgtgtgtgtgtgtgtgtgtgtgtgtgtgtgtgtgtgtgtgtgtgtgtgtgtgtgtgtgtgtgtgtgtgtgtgtgtgtgtgtgtgtgtgtgtgtgtgtgtgtgtgtgtgtttagatgctgggagagaggctggaggagctgatggggaGGTACGAGGAGGcgctggaggagaagcaggagcaGCTGGGCTCCCTGAAGACCAGAAGGACCCAGAACCTGCTCCTCCTGAAGGAGCTGGCTCAGAAGGTTAGCTTACCTCCCACCAGGacgctgtgtatgtgtgtgtgtgtgtgtgtgtgtgtgtgtgtgtgtgtgtgtgttgttgtgtgtggtgtgtgtgtgtgtgtgtgtgtgtgtgtggtgtgtgtgtgtgtgtgtgtgtgtgtgtgtgtgggtgtgtgtaggcgtggttgttaatatatgtgtgtgtgtattgatgtgtgtgttcttttttgtatgtgtgtgtgtgtgtgtgtgtgttgtgtgtgtgtgtgtgtgtgtgtgtgtgtgtgtgtgtgtgtgtgtgtgtgtgtgtgtgttgtgtgtgtttgtgagtgtattcagtatagagagagtgagcaggTTGTTATTCAGGATAGGGTTGAGAAGGAGAATCTTCGCAGGAGGCGGGAGTATGAGGAGCTGCAGAAACATGCTGCTACCAAGGTAACCATCCAGCACCCCATAATACAACTAATATTAATGCATCAAACTTGGCAAGCTTGGTATTGGAAAGCCTGGATGTTAGcattactagtgtgtgtgtgtgtgtgtgtgtgtgtgtgtgtgtgtgtgtgtgtgtgtgtgtgtgtgtgtgtgtgtgtgtgtgtgtgtgtgtgtgtgtgtgtgtgtgtgtgtgtgctcagatcCAGGCGTGGTGGCGGGGCTGTGCGGTTCGCCGCGGGCCCTTGAAGCGAGGGAAGACGAAGGAGAgcaagaagaagacgaagaagaagaagaagacatgaCCTTCCTCATCTTACAGTCATGGAAACCTTGGGGGGCATTCTTACTGCATTCACAGTCTCTGGATATTTCAATGATGTCAAACGCAATTAAAGGAATGTTGACGACAGAGTCAACAAGAATACAATCAGATTCAGGTTATTATTCTTTTGTTTGATTAACTTCAAATGTATATACatctaatatatattaattGTAAGATCTACTGTAGAGGCTAAATGGCAAACCACATTGTGTATGTAAGACATATTTCTCTAATCAATGGATTACTTACTTTTTTATGTTTAGTACGTTTGTATTATAGTGTGCTTTAAGTTAGGAGTCTTTAAGGATGAAAAGTGTGTCTCAAACTGACTTGCACAATCAGGACACAACATAAccccatgcacacaaacacacacacacacacacacacacacacacacacacacacacacacacacacacacacacacacacaccaaaaacacaGAAACCTGTTCCCCTGACCACTCCTCATCTCAAGATGTAAACATTTGTTTAAATTTGGTTGTTCATTTGTTGGATTTGCTCATAATACCAACTGGCTCATCAAATGGATGAGTATGcaaaattgtatttgtgttttctttccttttgcATCTTACCGTGACGACATGCATGAGGTGGACTCACTTCAGGCATGCCGCTGTAGCTCAAAGGAGCGTTGGCACAATCTCACTGCATTGATCAGGGCTGTAGCTGCATTCCCAAGGGTCACACTGGGTCATCACAGAACACCAggttaaaaatacaaacttaataTCACAACACAAACTATGAACTATGAACAACATGCTGAAACGTGAATGAGAATACTTAGCTTTAAATAAACTACATGAGAACTATGAACACCCTGCTTAAACATGAATCCCACATCTCatctgagtgagagagtgagatattTGACTTCAAATAATAAACTTTGAACAGCCTGGTTAAGCATGAATGAGGATACTTCACTTGAAATAAGAAACTACAAACTATGAATAGCCTAGTTTCATTTATTTACTATCAAAACTTTATTCGACCAGGCAAGTGCCATTGAGAtgacaatgtattttttggagGGAGCCCGGGTCAAAATAGCAGCAATACaatttcaaacaaattaaaaaataaaataaaacatattagGCAGATACATATGCCTAACAGGCTGCTGGAGACAGGAGTAGCTAGGGAAGGATTCATGTTGAATGTGTAGATTGGTGTGTAGAATAGTATCAGtatcatttgtgtttttcaaGCAGAGTTCTGGGGCTAAACCAGGGTCTATGAGACTGTGTGAATGAGCTTTAATTTTAGATGTTCTAATGCAACATGTTTTTTCTGGTGGCCTACAGTTGTTCTACATTGTTAAACCTTAATGTCAAaccattaaaataaaaaatagatacGGATTttccaaatctctctctctctctctctctctctctctctctctctctatctctctctcctctctctcctctctctctcctctctctctctctctctctctctctctctatctctctctctctcgctctcctctctctctctcctctctctctctctctctctctctctctctctctctccctccccctctttctgagACTATTAAAGATAGGAGTGAATGTGTAAGCCGCCACTCAGTTCCCGGTAAGCGGTCTTCACCAGGAGGTCAGATGGAGCTCCCCCGTCCAGAGTACCACGTCCTGGttttcctcctgtctctctgtctctccaccccAGGGGATTTCAAGGAGGGGCAAGGGAATGTCTCTTCAGGACCAGAAGATGAATGGGACTGACTTTTTTGTGttggtgaaggaggagaagtCTTGGGAGGAAGCTCTGCTCCACTGCAGGGCAATGGGAGTGGACAAAGGGCTTCCGCCGGGTTCGTATGATCTCCTCAGCTTGCACACCCACGAGGATTTATCCTTCGCCCAGGAAGAGCTGGTCCACGCCGGGACGATGGAGGCGTGGGTCGGCCTGCGCTGGCTGGCGGCCCGCTGGCTGTGGATGGACGGGGAGGAACACAGCGTCTGGAAGTGTCCCGCCGACTGGACCCACTGTGGGAGTCTGTCTAGGCAGCGTCTGGACGCCAGGCGCTGTATGGAGAAGAGGAACTTCTTCTGTCAGCGATTGAATGCTGTTAATAatgtttaatattattatagatGATTCCACAAGCTCACCGTTTTTGTGCATGTAGATTTTAGGACAAGCTACGACATACATTTTTACTATGAATAAATGTTGTATGCCACTATTGTTTTTCCTAAAAGATTATATTCTCCATTCTTCCAATTCATTCAGAGGACACATTTCCCGCTCATTCTATATTTAGGCACCTTCACGGTTTGGAGGGATAtcaataatgtgtttgttggggtgtgGGTGATATTCTATGATACAGTCTATCGGTGTCTATCACTGACATGGTTAACTGTTGCTTGACcaattacttttcttttttgtctgtttttctatggttgttttattttagtcTTGTCAGTCTTTGTAAGCTGTTTTTGGTGTTGAGCAATATGTAAAGAAATATATACGTATCTATAAATGTGTCTACAAAATAGCAAATATGTTACTTTTTATAAATGCTCACAATGTGACAATTATCTGCTCCTGCAAAAAcccaataaaaacaataacctATGTATACAATCTAAtttatagataataataataaggaaatGCTTATGTGGCTTTCTGTTTGCTTTGTTTATTTCATTGCTTATTACATCTACATTATTTTACATTGTGGACTATTGTCTCAAAAATATAGTGATTATTGTATTGACaatatattgattattgatcGAATGAGGTGTTCATTAGATAGTTTTCTGATAAAAACAAGATAATGCTCCGAAAGCTGAAACGTTGAATAGAAACATGATAGGTGTGTTTCAGTAGGACATGCCCCCTCACAGAGGCGATAAAGCAATGAAAGGTAAGACTCAACCACTGCCCCGCCCACTCTCTCCCGTCCTGTCACTCATGCTGGTGGACGGCCTCACCCACTTATCCTTTGCTTTATTTCCATGAAGGAAAATTAAGATATGGCTTATGTGTTGAAGTGTTAGCGTGTAGCAGGTTCTAGTTTACCTTTGTACAAATCATTTGGTCCAATTCCTCAGCCTCGAACAACAAA harbors:
- the iqcg gene encoding dynein regulatory complex protein 9; protein product: MLDRCAREAAGRSALHDVITRAEDGFRRTDQLQKHLQNVHQQGSLDLQRREELAAVLQDSLQEVKERTSREGRYVGSSGQLLLFQTNKLNSRAQTTLENRSALLLIQLEEEQRNHQVSITFLKEQQRMLGERLEELMGRYEEALEEKQEQLGSLKTRRTQNLLLLKELAQKYRESEQVVIQDRVEKENLRRRREYEELQKHAATKIQAWWRGCAVRRGPLKRGKTKESKKKTKKKKKT